From Caulobacter segnis, a single genomic window includes:
- a CDS encoding FeoA family protein, which yields MSEAFALSPELNPAGIETAGVRPLASAGRGERGVIVRVTGVSGAAEAVAAEELERRLLEMGFVEGASIEVLHEGLFGRDPIAVRVDDTRVALRRREAGAVSVKFDGR from the coding sequence ATGTCCGAAGCGTTCGCGTTGTCGCCTGAACTCAACCCCGCCGGGATCGAAACCGCCGGCGTTCGCCCCCTGGCCAGCGCCGGGCGGGGCGAGCGCGGCGTGATCGTCCGGGTCACCGGCGTCTCCGGCGCGGCCGAGGCCGTCGCCGCCGAGGAGCTGGAGCGCCGCCTGCTGGAGATGGGCTTCGTCGAGGGCGCGAGCATCGAGGTGCTGCACGAGGGCCTGTTCGGCCGCGACCCGATCGCCGTGCGCGTCGACGACACCCGCGTCGCCCTCCGCCGCCGCGAGGCCGGCGCGGTTTCCGTGAAGTTCGACGGGCGCTAG
- the feoB gene encoding ferrous iron transport protein B translates to MAASDAAPKPPAADTARIALVGNPNSGKTALFNALTGSRQKVANYAGVTVERKEGVLTTPAGRQMRVLDLPGTYSLRARSPDEAVTRDAVLGKLAGEVAPEALICVADATNLRLVLRLVLELKQVGRPFVLALNMFDIAQRQGLRIDLERLSQELGAPIVTTVATRKRGLPELLDKVEALVAERRIETENVWREPTAGEIRAAHAEAQRIFKACVKPPERPDTVTGKIDGVLLHPVAGLVILLTLLFVMFQAVFTWATPLMDGIDAGFAALVAFTNTHLPQGLLTSFIADGLIAGVGSVLVFLPQILILFFFILILEDSGYMARAAFLMDKIMGGAGLHGRAFIPLLSSFACAIPGIMSTRVIDNREDRLTTILVAPLMTCSARIPVYTLIIGAFIPQQTVGGFLSLQGLVMFGLYASGIVSALLVSFVIRRIFWRGAVEPFMMELPTYRWPEPRNLLMNLWTRARIFLARAGRIILPLMVLVWVLSTFPYPPEGATRPAIDYSIAGRLGQFLAPLMAPIGFNWQMTVALIPGMAAREVAVAVLGTVYAVGGGGGDGETGALSTLLKHQWSLASALSFLAWYVFAPQCLPTLGVVKRETNSWVWPTVMFLYMISLAYLAAFAVYHTAVAFGLG, encoded by the coding sequence ATCGCCGCTTCGGACGCCGCCCCGAAGCCCCCCGCCGCCGACACCGCCCGGATCGCCCTGGTCGGCAATCCCAACTCCGGCAAGACGGCGCTGTTCAACGCCCTGACCGGCAGCCGCCAGAAGGTGGCCAACTACGCCGGCGTCACCGTCGAGCGGAAGGAAGGCGTGCTGACCACGCCAGCCGGCCGCCAGATGCGCGTGCTCGATCTGCCCGGCACCTATTCCCTGCGCGCCCGCAGCCCCGACGAGGCGGTGACCCGCGACGCGGTGCTGGGCAAGCTGGCCGGCGAGGTCGCGCCCGAGGCCCTGATCTGCGTGGCCGACGCCACCAATCTGCGGCTCGTCCTGCGCCTGGTGCTGGAGCTCAAGCAGGTGGGCCGCCCGTTCGTGCTGGCCCTCAACATGTTCGACATCGCCCAGCGCCAGGGGCTGCGCATCGACCTAGAGCGCCTGTCCCAGGAACTGGGCGCGCCGATCGTCACCACCGTGGCGACCCGCAAGCGCGGCCTGCCCGAGCTGCTGGACAAGGTCGAGGCGCTGGTCGCCGAGCGGCGCATCGAGACCGAGAACGTCTGGCGCGAGCCAACCGCCGGCGAGATCCGCGCCGCCCACGCCGAGGCCCAGCGCATCTTCAAGGCCTGCGTGAAGCCGCCCGAGCGCCCCGACACCGTGACCGGAAAGATCGACGGCGTGCTGCTTCACCCCGTGGCCGGTCTCGTCATCCTGCTGACCCTGCTGTTCGTGATGTTCCAGGCGGTGTTCACCTGGGCCACGCCGCTGATGGATGGCATCGACGCGGGCTTCGCGGCCCTGGTCGCCTTCACCAACACCCACCTGCCGCAAGGCCTTTTGACCAGCTTCATCGCCGACGGCCTGATCGCCGGCGTCGGCAGCGTGCTGGTGTTCCTGCCGCAGATCCTGATCCTGTTCTTCTTCATCCTGATCCTGGAGGACAGCGGCTACATGGCCCGCGCGGCCTTCCTGATGGACAAGATCATGGGCGGCGCCGGCCTGCACGGGCGGGCGTTCATTCCGCTGCTGTCCAGCTTCGCCTGCGCCATTCCCGGCATCATGTCGACGCGGGTGATCGACAACCGCGAGGACCGGCTGACCACCATCCTGGTCGCCCCGCTGATGACCTGCTCGGCGCGGATCCCGGTCTACACCCTGATCATCGGGGCTTTCATCCCGCAGCAGACCGTCGGCGGCTTCCTGTCGCTGCAGGGGCTGGTGATGTTCGGCCTCTACGCCTCGGGCATCGTCAGCGCGCTGCTGGTCTCGTTCGTGATCCGGCGCATCTTTTGGCGCGGCGCGGTCGAGCCCTTCATGATGGAGCTGCCGACCTATCGCTGGCCCGAGCCGCGCAACCTCCTGATGAACCTGTGGACCCGGGCGCGGATCTTCCTGGCCCGCGCCGGCCGCATCATCCTGCCGCTGATGGTGCTGGTCTGGGTGCTGTCGACCTTCCCCTACCCGCCGGAAGGCGCGACCCGTCCGGCCATCGACTACAGCATCGCCGGTCGCCTGGGCCAGTTCCTGGCTCCGCTGATGGCCCCGATCGGCTTCAACTGGCAGATGACCGTGGCCCTGATCCCGGGCATGGCCGCCCGCGAAGTGGCCGTGGCCGTGCTGGGCACGGTCTATGCCGTGGGCGGCGGCGGCGGCGACGGCGAGACCGGCGCCCTGTCGACCCTGCTCAAGCACCAGTGGTCGCTGGCCAGCGCCCTGTCGTTCCTGGCCTGGTACGTCTTCGCGCCGCAGTGCCTGCCCACCCTGGGCGTGGTCAAGCGCGAGACCAACAGCTGGGTCTGGCCGACCGTGATGTTCCTCTACATGATCAGCCTGGCCTACCTGGCGGCCTTCGCGGTCTATCACACGGCCGTGGCGTTCGGGCTGGGGTGA
- a CDS encoding methylated-DNA--[protein]-cysteine S-methyltransferase, giving the protein MTAYLTDDARWDAMRAKDRAAEGAFYIGVRTTGVYCVASCGGRPLRKNVAFYATREDARADGLRACLRCKPDLNRETLRWAVGETSLGLALVARSDAGLRLVTLGDDAEALKADLEKRFKHARIVPDADALASDLKAVAALVDHPDHHLDLAIDAQGTDLQKAVWAALREIPAGQTASYGDIARAIGRPSAFRAVAQACGANPLAVITPCHRVVRADGGLSGYRWGVERKRALLARELAREAA; this is encoded by the coding sequence ATGACCGCCTACCTCACCGACGATGCGCGCTGGGACGCCATGCGCGCCAAGGACCGCGCCGCCGAAGGCGCCTTCTACATCGGCGTGCGCACGACCGGCGTCTATTGCGTCGCCAGCTGCGGCGGCCGCCCGCTGCGCAAGAACGTCGCCTTCTACGCCACCCGGGAAGACGCCCGCGCCGATGGCCTGCGCGCCTGCCTGCGCTGCAAGCCCGACCTCAACCGCGAGACCCTGCGCTGGGCGGTCGGCGAGACCAGCCTGGGCCTGGCCCTGGTCGCCCGCTCCGACGCCGGCCTGCGCCTGGTCACCCTGGGCGACGACGCCGAGGCGCTGAAGGCCGACCTGGAGAAGCGCTTCAAGCACGCCCGCATCGTTCCCGACGCCGACGCCCTGGCGAGCGACCTGAAGGCCGTGGCCGCGCTGGTCGACCATCCCGACCACCACCTGGATCTGGCGATCGACGCCCAGGGCACGGACCTCCAGAAGGCAGTCTGGGCGGCCCTGCGCGAGATCCCGGCGGGCCAGACCGCGTCCTATGGCGACATCGCCCGCGCCATTGGCCGGCCCAGCGCGTTCCGGGCCGTGGCCCAGGCCTGCGGAGCCAATCCGCTGGCGGTGATCACGCCCTGCCACCGCGTGGTCCGCGCCGACGGCGGCCTGTCGGGCTACCGCTGGGGCGTCGAGCGCAAGCGGGCGCTGCTGGCTCGTGAATTGGCGCGCGAGGCGGCGTGA
- the tipF gene encoding flagella assembly cyclic-di-GMP phosphodiesterase TipF has product MRKLMLALLTGAYLCLALIVSLFLWRMGATPAVGVSAFVGALGLCFAFHGLVAQAFVAAGLRGEIDTVREAHAILLDQIEKVDARVTDLVETVAADSQRRSDELSTEVHQLEDLIQGMSERLEHQLSHQVAAARQPALGRERAPHASHMLEIVQDALAENRVDLYLQPIVNLPQRRTTFYESFSRLRDESGRVMMPAEYLAVAEPEGLMTTIDNLLLFRCVQIVRRLAKQDRKVGIFCNISLASLGDESFFPQFLEFMQANKDLAGAVIFELGQASFDRRGAVEARHMSRLASLGFSFSLDKVNDLDLDFQDLARADVRYIKVGAQMMLDQLEEQDGKLVIASLPDLNAADFAALTRRYGIEVIVEKVESEKQIVDILDLDIGYGQGNLFGEPRAIRDAVLAEAEPPQEFMRGTLRRRASGW; this is encoded by the coding sequence ATGCGTAAGCTGATGCTGGCGCTCCTGACGGGGGCCTATCTTTGTCTGGCCTTGATCGTCTCCCTCTTCCTCTGGAGGATGGGCGCGACCCCGGCTGTCGGCGTCTCGGCCTTCGTCGGCGCGCTGGGCCTGTGCTTCGCCTTCCACGGCCTGGTCGCCCAGGCGTTCGTCGCCGCCGGCCTGCGCGGCGAGATCGACACCGTGCGCGAGGCGCACGCCATCCTGCTGGACCAGATCGAGAAGGTGGACGCCCGCGTCACCGACCTGGTCGAGACCGTCGCCGCCGACTCCCAGCGCCGCTCGGACGAGCTGTCGACCGAGGTCCACCAGTTGGAGGACCTGATCCAAGGCATGAGCGAGCGGCTGGAGCACCAGCTCAGCCACCAGGTCGCCGCCGCGCGCCAGCCCGCGCTGGGACGCGAGCGCGCGCCGCACGCCAGCCACATGCTGGAGATCGTGCAGGACGCCCTGGCCGAGAACCGCGTCGACCTCTACCTGCAGCCGATCGTCAACCTGCCCCAGCGCCGGACCACGTTCTACGAGAGCTTCTCGCGCCTGCGCGACGAGAGCGGCCGGGTGATGATGCCGGCCGAATATCTGGCCGTGGCCGAGCCCGAAGGCCTGATGACGACCATCGACAACCTGCTGCTGTTCCGCTGCGTGCAGATCGTCCGCCGCCTGGCCAAGCAGGACCGCAAGGTCGGCATCTTCTGCAACATCTCGCTGGCCAGCCTGGGCGACGAGAGCTTCTTCCCGCAGTTCCTGGAATTCATGCAGGCCAACAAGGACCTGGCCGGCGCGGTGATCTTCGAGCTGGGCCAGGCGAGTTTCGATCGCCGGGGCGCGGTCGAGGCCCGCCACATGAGCCGCCTGGCCAGCCTGGGCTTCAGCTTCAGCCTGGACAAGGTCAACGACCTGGACCTCGACTTCCAGGACCTGGCCCGCGCCGATGTCCGCTACATCAAGGTCGGCGCCCAGATGATGCTGGACCAACTGGAAGAGCAGGACGGCAAGCTGGTCATCGCCTCACTGCCCGACCTGAACGCCGCCGACTTCGCCGCCCTGACCCGCCGCTACGGCATCGAGGTCATCGTCGAGAAGGTCGAGTCCGAGAAGCAGATCGTCGACATCCTCGACCTGGACATCGGCTATGGCCAGGGCAACCTGTTCGGCGAGCCGCGCGCCATCCGCGACGCGGTGCTGGCCGAGGCCGAGCCGCCGCAGGAATTCATGCGCGGGACCCTGCGCCGCCGCGCGTCGGGCTGGTAG
- a CDS encoding 2OG-Fe(II) oxygenase, which yields MRGWALTGPMLKPETCQGIADLYPLDAGFRSRVVMARHGFGRGEYKYFSYPLPDVVQRLRQGLYGPLSTIANAWAERLGEDRRFPEALDDMLARCREAGQARPTPLLLTYGPGDYNCLHQDLYGEHVFPLQAAFLLDEPGRDFEGGEFVIVEQRPRQQSAPQVVPLRQGEGVIFAVRERPAEGTRGVHRRMLRHGVSEVRSGRRRTLGVIFHDAT from the coding sequence ATGCGTGGCTGGGCCCTGACCGGCCCGATGCTGAAACCCGAGACCTGCCAGGGGATCGCCGATCTCTATCCCCTGGATGCGGGCTTCCGCAGCCGCGTGGTGATGGCCCGCCACGGCTTCGGGCGCGGCGAGTACAAGTACTTCAGCTATCCCCTGCCGGACGTCGTGCAACGGCTCCGGCAGGGGCTCTATGGACCGCTGTCGACCATCGCCAATGCCTGGGCCGAGCGGCTGGGCGAGGACCGGCGCTTCCCAGAGGCGCTGGACGACATGCTGGCCCGCTGCCGCGAAGCGGGACAGGCGCGGCCGACGCCGCTGCTGCTGACCTACGGCCCCGGCGACTACAACTGCCTGCACCAGGATCTCTATGGCGAGCACGTCTTCCCGCTGCAGGCGGCGTTCCTGCTGGACGAACCGGGCCGCGACTTCGAGGGCGGCGAGTTCGTCATCGTCGAGCAGCGCCCGCGCCAGCAGTCGGCGCCTCAGGTCGTGCCCCTGCGCCAGGGCGAAGGCGTGATCTTCGCCGTCCGCGAACGCCCGGCCGAGGGGACTCGCGGCGTCCACCGGCGCATGCTGCGGCACGGGGTGAGCGAGGTGCGGTCGGGGCGGCGAAGGACGCTGGGCGTGATCTTCCACGACGCGACCTGA